One segment of Panicum virgatum strain AP13 chromosome 3K, P.virgatum_v5, whole genome shotgun sequence DNA contains the following:
- the LOC120698775 gene encoding UPF0603 protein OsI_019212, chloroplastic-like, producing METLLSPSTLFAPLRGSRRPALAATATVSSRPAAVSCALKKPQAGAGLAAAGRSSVSFLHHGLAAAALSLAISLSPAPVPAAASEFDVLNDGPPVDSYVVDDAGVLSRVTKSDVKRLARDLEARKNIRLNFITVRKLTSKADAFEYADQVLEKWYPTIEEGGNKGIVVLVTSQKEGAVTGGPAFIQAVGEQVLDATVSENLPVLATEEKYNEAIVSTARRLAAAIDGLPDTGGPAFKENKRESNFKTKEETEEKRGQFTLVVGGLLVIAFVVPMAQYYAYVSKK from the exons ATGGAGaccctcctctccccctccaCATTGTTCGCCCCGCTCCGCGGCTCCAGGAGGCCGGCCCTCGCCGCTACCGCCACCGTCTCGTCGAggcccgccgccgtctcctgcGCGCTCAAGAAGCCGCAGGCGGGTGCgggtctcgccgccgccggcaggagCTCGGTGTCGTTCCTGCACCACGGCCTGGCGGCCGCCGCGCTGTCGCTGGCCATCAGCCTgtcgcccgcgcccgtgccggcggcggcgtcggagtTCGACGTGCTGAACGACGGGCCCCCCGTGGACTCGTACGTGGTGGACGACGCCGGCGTGCTGAGCCGCGTGACCAAGTCGGACGTCAAGCGTCTGGCGCGCGACCTCGAGGCCCGCAAGAACATCCGCCTCAACTTCATCACCGTCCGCAAGCTCACCAGCAAAGCCGACGCGTTCGAGTACGCGGACCAGGTGCTGGAGAAGTGGTACCCGACGATCGAGGAGGGCGGCAACAAGGGCATCGTCGTGCTCGTCACCAGCCAGAAGGAGGGCGCCGTCACCGGCGGCCCGGCCTTCATCCAGGCCGTTGGCGAGCAGGTCCTCGACGCCACCGTGTCGGAGAACCTCCCAG TGCTGGCGACGGAGGAGAAGTACAACGAGGCGATCGTCAGCACGGCgaggcggctggcggcggcgatcGACGGGCTGCCGGACACGGGCGGCCCGGCGTTCAAGGAGAACAAGCGGGAGTCCAACTTCAAGACGAAGGAGGAGACGGAGGAGAAGCGCGGGCAGTTCACGCTCGTCGTCGGCGGCCTGCTCGTCATCGCCTTCGTCGTGCCCATGGCGCAGTACTACGCCTACGTGTCCAAGAAGTGA
- the LOC120700791 gene encoding uncharacterized protein LOC120700791 — protein MEKTCNEYVYESDAPPPAPPKPKRKRGKKNVTVVPSSTAEPTQQQPSFSDPFATPSRAISTVSTPSPVTRSMSRKMLEYDLCTPTRAMTLVSTPSPVTRSRKRILELEDTIEPVQCLALSPVPINDKEKPKKLKVVRFKKT, from the exons ATGGAAAAAACATGTAACGAGTATGTTTATGAATCTGATGCACCACCTCCTGCCCCTCCAAaaccaaagagaaagagaggcaAGAAAAATGTCACAGTAGTGCCATCTAGTACTGCTGAACCAACACAGCAACAACCATCATTTTCTGACCCATT TGCTACACCATCTAGAGCAATCTCCACTGTTTCTACACCAAGTCCAGTGACAAGGAG TATGTCAAGAAAAATGCTGGAATATGACTTATGTACACCAACTAGAGCCATGACACTAGTTTCTACACCAAGCCCTGTCACAAGAAG CCGTAAGAGGATACTTGAACTTGAAGACACTATAGAGCCTGTTCAATGTCTTGCTTTATCTCCAGTTCCTATCAACGATAAAGAAAAGCCAAAAAAGCTGAAGGTTGTCAGATTCAAGAAAACATAA